In Denticeps clupeoides chromosome 1, fDenClu1.1, whole genome shotgun sequence, a single window of DNA contains:
- the lrch4 gene encoding leucine-rich repeat and calponin homology domain-containing protein 4 isoform X1, translated as MAAGDDAQLPATVAASRSVEKALEEAATSGALNLSNRKLKEFPRSAKNYDLSDITHADLSKNRLCELPDELCHFISLETLSLYHNCVRTLSSNLCHLQVLSYLNISRNQLSSLPGSVCELPLLRILIVSNNKLSSLPSSICSLTHLRQLDVSCNELQCLPVELGQLEGLRDLNLRRNRLTVLPEELSELPLVRLDVSCNRISHIPVCYRHLRHLQSITLDNNPLQSPPAQICSKGKFHIFKFLNMEACKKNQEEFHRAMRPTHFNSCLSDQELFPGQYGGLDSGFNSVDSGSKRWSGNESADDFSERSLRLADISRETRTLPEEEKDTLPTKERVNGEVEQVDFIDSSVREEEEKLQPEPQPASPPTTSPAQSKSDSISPSLSPEPADSSRRRESSDLGDLFTPSSPGEERKRPGTLFIWQQREREQQQRERARDAVLQKTVAKTGSQSTASGSQTGSSTSVSSTESSPPQNGLRHRCESADQTSSVSSTTPSTQRSFSRDASSSPPKPTSPTGHAQKPNSFLFRTSSRCSVQPLVESGRCESRTTLKSPREDKADVLQLRKTLESRLKTTLPEDLGEALSNGTVLCQLANHVRPRAVSIIHIPSPAVPKLSVAKCRLNVENFIAACRRLGVPEAELCVASDVLCCKPQPVLRLVRALLAVAGPEPGEEITKGFGQEKSITPPLSQKLPNGFIIFYCLAMALLYILYCRLND; from the exons ACTTGTCGAAGAACCGCCTGTGTGAGCTCCCAGACGAGCTGTGCCACTTCATctccctggagactctcagccTGTATCACAACTGTGTGCGAACGCTCTCGTCCAACCTGTGCCATCTGCAGGTCCTCAGCTACCTCAACATCAG cCGCAACCAGCTTTCCAGTCTACCAGGGTCAGTGTGTGAACTGCCGCTGCTGCGAATTCTCATTGTCAGCAACAACAAACTGTCCtccttgccctcctccataTGCTCCCTCACACACCTCCGCCAGCTG GATGTGAGCTGTAATGAGCTGCAGTGTTTGCCTGTAGAGTTGGGTCAGTTGGAGGGTCTGAGGGACCTGAACCTCCGGAGAAACCGTCTTACCGTGCTGCCAGAAG AGCTGTCTGAACTTCCGCTTGTTCGTCTGGATGTCTCGTGTAACCGCATATCCCACATCCCTGTCTGCTACCGGCACCTCCGCCACCTGCAGTCCATCACCCTGGACAACAACCCCCTGCAGTCGCCGCCAGCGCAGATCTGCTCCAAGGGCAAATTCCACATTTTCAAGTTCCTCAACATGGAGGCATGCAAGAAGAACCAGGAGGAGTTTCACAGAGCAATGAGACCCACGCACTTCAACAGCTG CCTATCTGATCAGGAGCTGTTCCCAGGCCAGTATGGAGGCTTGGACTCGGGTTTTAACAGTGTGGACAGTGGCAGCAAGAGGTGGTCGGGGAAtgaa TCTGCTGATGACTTCTCTGAGCGCTCTCTGCGTTTAGCTGACATTTCACGTGAAACAAGAACCTTaccagaggaagagaaagacaCGTTACCTACCAAAGAGAGAG TAAATGGAGAAGTGGAGCAGGTGGACTTCATTGACAGCAGTGtaagagaagaggaggagaaactCCAGCCAGAGCCCCAGCCTGCATCTCCACCCACCACATCGCCTGCACAG AGTAAGAGTGATTCTATTTCACCCTCCCTGAGTCCAGAGCCAGCAGATAGCAG CAGGAGAAGAGAAAGCAGCGATTTGGGTGACCTTTTCACTCCCTCCAGcccaggagaggagagaaaaaggcCAGGCACCCTGTTCATctggcagcagagagagagggagcagcagcagcgggagCGAGCAAGGGATGCAGT TTTGCAGAAGACTGTGGCGAAAACAGGAAGtcaatctacagcaagtggttcacagacaggaagtagcaCAAG TGTTAGCTCGACTGAAAGCAGCCCTCCGCAAAATGGTCTCAGGCATCGATGTGAA AGTGCTGATCAGACGTCCTCGGTTTCTAGCACTACACCCTCCACTCAGCGTTCATTTAGCCGAg ATGCCTCCTCCTCACCCCCAAAGCCCACGTCTCCTACTGGTCATGCCCAGAAACCTAACAGCTTCCTCTTCCGCACCTCCTCTCGTT GCTCTGTTCAACCCCTGGTAGAGTCTGGTCGTTGTGAGTCTCGGACTACACTGAAATCCCCCCGAGAAGACAAAGCAGATGTTCTGCAGTTACGAAAA ACTCTTGAGTCGCGGTTGAAGACCACCCTGCCAGAAGATTTGGGGGAGGCGTTGTCCAACGGCACAGTCCTCTGTCAGCTGGCCAATCATGTGAGGCCGCGCGCCGTGTCAATCATCCATATCCCCTCCCCTGCAGTG CCCAAACTGAGTGTAGCCAAGTGTCGACTTAATGTGGAGAACTTTATTGCTGCCTGCCGCAGGCTAGGAGTCCCGGag gcagAGCTGTGTGTAGCATctgatgtgctgtgctgtaagCCTCAGCCTGTGCTGCGACTGGTCAGAGCCCTGCTGGCTGTGGCAGGGCCAGAGCCAGGGGAGGAGATCACCAAGGGGTTCGGTCAGGAGAAGTCAATTACGCCGCCCCTCTCCCAAAAACTTCCAAATGGCTTCATAATCTTCTACTGCCTCGCTATGGCCCTGCTGTACATACTGTATTGTCGCCTCAACGACtag
- the lrch4 gene encoding leucine-rich repeat and calponin homology domain-containing protein 4 isoform X2 has protein sequence MAAGDDAQLPATVAASRSVEKALEEAATSGALNLSNRKLKEFPRSAKNYDLSDITHADLSKNRLCELPDELCHFISLETLSLYHNCVRTLSSNLCHLQVLSYLNISRNQLSSLPGSVCELPLLRILIVSNNKLSSLPSSICSLTHLRQLDVSCNELQCLPVELGQLEGLRDLNLRRNRLTVLPEELSELPLVRLDVSCNRISHIPVCYRHLRHLQSITLDNNPLQSPPAQICSKGKFHIFKFLNMEACKKNQEEFHRAMRPTHFNSCLSDQELFPGQYGGLDSGFNSVDSGSKRWSGNESADDFSERSLRLADISRETRTLPEEEKDTLPTKERVNGEVEQVDFIDSSVREEEEKLQPEPQPASPPTTSPAQSKSDSISPSLSPEPADSRRRESSDLGDLFTPSSPGEERKRPGTLFIWQQREREQQQRERARDAVLQKTVAKTGSQSTASGSQTGSSTSVSSTESSPPQNGLRHRCESADQTSSVSSTTPSTQRSFSRDASSSPPKPTSPTGHAQKPNSFLFRTSSRCSVQPLVESGRCESRTTLKSPREDKADVLQLRKTLESRLKTTLPEDLGEALSNGTVLCQLANHVRPRAVSIIHIPSPAVPKLSVAKCRLNVENFIAACRRLGVPEAELCVASDVLCCKPQPVLRLVRALLAVAGPEPGEEITKGFGQEKSITPPLSQKLPNGFIIFYCLAMALLYILYCRLND, from the exons ACTTGTCGAAGAACCGCCTGTGTGAGCTCCCAGACGAGCTGTGCCACTTCATctccctggagactctcagccTGTATCACAACTGTGTGCGAACGCTCTCGTCCAACCTGTGCCATCTGCAGGTCCTCAGCTACCTCAACATCAG cCGCAACCAGCTTTCCAGTCTACCAGGGTCAGTGTGTGAACTGCCGCTGCTGCGAATTCTCATTGTCAGCAACAACAAACTGTCCtccttgccctcctccataTGCTCCCTCACACACCTCCGCCAGCTG GATGTGAGCTGTAATGAGCTGCAGTGTTTGCCTGTAGAGTTGGGTCAGTTGGAGGGTCTGAGGGACCTGAACCTCCGGAGAAACCGTCTTACCGTGCTGCCAGAAG AGCTGTCTGAACTTCCGCTTGTTCGTCTGGATGTCTCGTGTAACCGCATATCCCACATCCCTGTCTGCTACCGGCACCTCCGCCACCTGCAGTCCATCACCCTGGACAACAACCCCCTGCAGTCGCCGCCAGCGCAGATCTGCTCCAAGGGCAAATTCCACATTTTCAAGTTCCTCAACATGGAGGCATGCAAGAAGAACCAGGAGGAGTTTCACAGAGCAATGAGACCCACGCACTTCAACAGCTG CCTATCTGATCAGGAGCTGTTCCCAGGCCAGTATGGAGGCTTGGACTCGGGTTTTAACAGTGTGGACAGTGGCAGCAAGAGGTGGTCGGGGAAtgaa TCTGCTGATGACTTCTCTGAGCGCTCTCTGCGTTTAGCTGACATTTCACGTGAAACAAGAACCTTaccagaggaagagaaagacaCGTTACCTACCAAAGAGAGAG TAAATGGAGAAGTGGAGCAGGTGGACTTCATTGACAGCAGTGtaagagaagaggaggagaaactCCAGCCAGAGCCCCAGCCTGCATCTCCACCCACCACATCGCCTGCACAG AGTAAGAGTGATTCTATTTCACCCTCCCTGAGTCCAGAGCCAGCAGATAGCAG GAGAAGAGAAAGCAGCGATTTGGGTGACCTTTTCACTCCCTCCAGcccaggagaggagagaaaaaggcCAGGCACCCTGTTCATctggcagcagagagagagggagcagcagcagcgggagCGAGCAAGGGATGCAGT TTTGCAGAAGACTGTGGCGAAAACAGGAAGtcaatctacagcaagtggttcacagacaggaagtagcaCAAG TGTTAGCTCGACTGAAAGCAGCCCTCCGCAAAATGGTCTCAGGCATCGATGTGAA AGTGCTGATCAGACGTCCTCGGTTTCTAGCACTACACCCTCCACTCAGCGTTCATTTAGCCGAg ATGCCTCCTCCTCACCCCCAAAGCCCACGTCTCCTACTGGTCATGCCCAGAAACCTAACAGCTTCCTCTTCCGCACCTCCTCTCGTT GCTCTGTTCAACCCCTGGTAGAGTCTGGTCGTTGTGAGTCTCGGACTACACTGAAATCCCCCCGAGAAGACAAAGCAGATGTTCTGCAGTTACGAAAA ACTCTTGAGTCGCGGTTGAAGACCACCCTGCCAGAAGATTTGGGGGAGGCGTTGTCCAACGGCACAGTCCTCTGTCAGCTGGCCAATCATGTGAGGCCGCGCGCCGTGTCAATCATCCATATCCCCTCCCCTGCAGTG CCCAAACTGAGTGTAGCCAAGTGTCGACTTAATGTGGAGAACTTTATTGCTGCCTGCCGCAGGCTAGGAGTCCCGGag gcagAGCTGTGTGTAGCATctgatgtgctgtgctgtaagCCTCAGCCTGTGCTGCGACTGGTCAGAGCCCTGCTGGCTGTGGCAGGGCCAGAGCCAGGGGAGGAGATCACCAAGGGGTTCGGTCAGGAGAAGTCAATTACGCCGCCCCTCTCCCAAAAACTTCCAAATGGCTTCATAATCTTCTACTGCCTCGCTATGGCCCTGCTGTACATACTGTATTGTCGCCTCAACGACtag
- the lrch4 gene encoding leucine-rich repeat and calponin homology domain-containing protein 4 isoform X3 encodes MAAGDDAQLPATVAASRSVEKALEEAATSGALNLSNRKLKEFPRSAKNYDLSDITHADLSKNRLCELPDELCHFISLETLSLYHNCVRTLSSNLCHLQVLSYLNISRNQLSSLPGSVCELPLLRILIVSNNKLSSLPSSICSLTHLRQLDVSCNELQCLPVELGQLEGLRDLNLRRNRLTVLPEELSELPLVRLDVSCNRISHIPVCYRHLRHLQSITLDNNPLQSPPAQICSKGKFHIFKFLNMEACKKNQEEFHRAMRPTHFNSCLSDQELFPGQYGGLDSGFNSVDSGSKRWSGNESADDFSERSLRLADISRETRTLPEEEKDTLPTKERVNGEVEQVDFIDSSVREEEEKLQPEPQPASPPTTSPAQSKSDSISPSLSPEPADSSRRRESSDLGDLFTPSSPGEERKRPGTLFIWQQREREQQQRERARDAVLQKTVAKTGSQSTASGSQTGSSTSVSSTESSPPQNGLRHRCESADQTSSVSSTTPSTQRSFSRDASSSPPKPTSPTGHAQKPNSFLFRTSSRCSVQPLVESGRCESRTTLKSPREDKADVLQLRKTLESRLKTTLPEDLGEALSNGTVLCQLANHVRPRAVSIIHIPSPAVPKLSVAKCRLNVENFIAACRRLGVPEESLCPPQQILEDEGLTRVAQTVQALLDLPASGPRRASQTSTLNPNSTSPPQQSP; translated from the exons ACTTGTCGAAGAACCGCCTGTGTGAGCTCCCAGACGAGCTGTGCCACTTCATctccctggagactctcagccTGTATCACAACTGTGTGCGAACGCTCTCGTCCAACCTGTGCCATCTGCAGGTCCTCAGCTACCTCAACATCAG cCGCAACCAGCTTTCCAGTCTACCAGGGTCAGTGTGTGAACTGCCGCTGCTGCGAATTCTCATTGTCAGCAACAACAAACTGTCCtccttgccctcctccataTGCTCCCTCACACACCTCCGCCAGCTG GATGTGAGCTGTAATGAGCTGCAGTGTTTGCCTGTAGAGTTGGGTCAGTTGGAGGGTCTGAGGGACCTGAACCTCCGGAGAAACCGTCTTACCGTGCTGCCAGAAG AGCTGTCTGAACTTCCGCTTGTTCGTCTGGATGTCTCGTGTAACCGCATATCCCACATCCCTGTCTGCTACCGGCACCTCCGCCACCTGCAGTCCATCACCCTGGACAACAACCCCCTGCAGTCGCCGCCAGCGCAGATCTGCTCCAAGGGCAAATTCCACATTTTCAAGTTCCTCAACATGGAGGCATGCAAGAAGAACCAGGAGGAGTTTCACAGAGCAATGAGACCCACGCACTTCAACAGCTG CCTATCTGATCAGGAGCTGTTCCCAGGCCAGTATGGAGGCTTGGACTCGGGTTTTAACAGTGTGGACAGTGGCAGCAAGAGGTGGTCGGGGAAtgaa TCTGCTGATGACTTCTCTGAGCGCTCTCTGCGTTTAGCTGACATTTCACGTGAAACAAGAACCTTaccagaggaagagaaagacaCGTTACCTACCAAAGAGAGAG TAAATGGAGAAGTGGAGCAGGTGGACTTCATTGACAGCAGTGtaagagaagaggaggagaaactCCAGCCAGAGCCCCAGCCTGCATCTCCACCCACCACATCGCCTGCACAG AGTAAGAGTGATTCTATTTCACCCTCCCTGAGTCCAGAGCCAGCAGATAGCAG CAGGAGAAGAGAAAGCAGCGATTTGGGTGACCTTTTCACTCCCTCCAGcccaggagaggagagaaaaaggcCAGGCACCCTGTTCATctggcagcagagagagagggagcagcagcagcgggagCGAGCAAGGGATGCAGT TTTGCAGAAGACTGTGGCGAAAACAGGAAGtcaatctacagcaagtggttcacagacaggaagtagcaCAAG TGTTAGCTCGACTGAAAGCAGCCCTCCGCAAAATGGTCTCAGGCATCGATGTGAA AGTGCTGATCAGACGTCCTCGGTTTCTAGCACTACACCCTCCACTCAGCGTTCATTTAGCCGAg ATGCCTCCTCCTCACCCCCAAAGCCCACGTCTCCTACTGGTCATGCCCAGAAACCTAACAGCTTCCTCTTCCGCACCTCCTCTCGTT GCTCTGTTCAACCCCTGGTAGAGTCTGGTCGTTGTGAGTCTCGGACTACACTGAAATCCCCCCGAGAAGACAAAGCAGATGTTCTGCAGTTACGAAAA ACTCTTGAGTCGCGGTTGAAGACCACCCTGCCAGAAGATTTGGGGGAGGCGTTGTCCAACGGCACAGTCCTCTGTCAGCTGGCCAATCATGTGAGGCCGCGCGCCGTGTCAATCATCCATATCCCCTCCCCTGCAGTG CCCAAACTGAGTGTAGCCAAGTGTCGACTTAATGTGGAGAACTTTATTGCTGCCTGCCGCAGGCTAGGAGTCCCGGag GAGTCACTTTGTCCACCACAGCAGATCCTGGAGGATGAAGGTCTGACTCGGGTTGCCCAGACTGTTCAGGCGCTGTTGGATCTCCCTGCATCAGGACCCCGTCGGGCCTCCCAGACCTCAACCCTGAATCCCAACAGCACCTCACCACCACAGCAGAGTCCATAG